The Nostoc sp. 'Lobaria pulmonaria (5183) cyanobiont' genome window below encodes:
- a CDS encoding MFS transporter, which translates to MFRDRQIASIVSNIGGWMEDTAGAWLMTSLILEFCCNVVARVLC; encoded by the coding sequence TTGTTTCGCGATCGCCAGATTGCCTCAATTGTCTCCAACATTGGCGGTTGGATGGAGGACACGGCGGGAGCTTGGCTAATGACTTCTCTCATACTTGAATTCTGCTGTAACGTAGTTGCACGAGTGCTTTGTTAG
- a CDS encoding MFS transporter has translation MGGYGLLLGCFGFGAILGAILMPRVRQNLTADGVVIAGTLVFAIAVILNKYLVWNITNKKFCFSV, from the coding sequence GTGGGTGGGTATGGTTTACTACTCGGTTGCTTTGGATTTGGGGCGATTCTCGGTGCAATTTTGATGCCACGAGTGCGGCAAAATCTCACAGCCGATGGAGTTGTGATTGCCGGAACTCTGGTGTTTGCGATCGCTGTAATATTGAATAAATATTTGGTATGGAATATCACCAACAAGAAATTTTGTTTCAGTGTATGA
- a CDS encoding flavin reductase family protein, which yields MKDPAPYHLLTSIVAPRPIAWVSTISASGIPNLAPYSFFNAVAGFPPTIMFSVAYRRHEPKEKDTLRNIHEVDEFVCHVVDETLSQAMVQTATEFPYGINEFEKANLKAIPATDVRPLRIESSPVAMECKVTQIVAVEGTNNVMVLGRVLRFHVREDLYRQDLGLVDTVGMQPITRLGGPVEYTNIGKLFEMTTPKV from the coding sequence ATGAAAGACCCTGCTCCTTACCATCTATTGACAAGCATCGTTGCTCCTCGCCCAATTGCCTGGGTGTCTACAATTAGTGCCTCTGGAATTCCCAATCTTGCCCCGTATTCCTTTTTCAATGCAGTAGCAGGTTTTCCACCAACTATTATGTTCTCAGTCGCATATCGTAGACATGAGCCAAAAGAAAAAGACACGTTACGCAATATTCATGAAGTTGATGAATTTGTGTGTCATGTGGTGGATGAAACACTGTCTCAGGCAATGGTTCAAACCGCAACGGAATTTCCCTATGGAATTAACGAGTTTGAAAAAGCCAACTTAAAAGCTATTCCTGCTACAGATGTCCGACCATTGCGGATTGAAAGCTCACCAGTGGCAATGGAGTGTAAAGTCACACAAATAGTTGCAGTGGAAGGAACCAATAATGTAATGGTATTGGGTCGAGTGTTACGATTTCATGTGCGTGAAGACCTATACCGCCAAGATTTGGGGTTAGTTGATACTGTAGGGATGCAGCCGATTACGCGTTTAGGTGGGCCAGTTGAGTATACAAATATTGGGAAACTATTTGAGATGACAACTCCAAAAGTATGA